From the Corythoichthys intestinalis isolate RoL2023-P3 chromosome 6, ASM3026506v1, whole genome shotgun sequence genome, the window aattacaggcctctctaatattttcaagtgggagaacttgcacaattagtggttgactaaatacttatttgccccactgtaattcttTTCTTTATTGTTTTGTACTGCTCACGTTGTGTGAGCCTTTTCATTGTTTCAActttaaagcgtctttgagcattggtaaaagcgctctataaatcaaatgtattattattattcattttgctactgaaagtccgaactGCAACAGTTAGCATgacattaaacttgctaaccgtcaaaactactgcggtcaggccagcctccactagGACCAACGAAGCAAGCTACTCATCCcttgtttggatcattgtttgcattgtaaTTGCATtgtaatatcgtccctaccaatgttgagaccaaacctacgcccttgatgacAAGTGGTGTAATCAACTACTCATTCTGCATGTCATGACTAATGCGAACTGTAGACAAGTGATATAACCAATTGCCAATGAAGTCACATTGAGTATGataaattcttatgaataattTAGCCTCATTACATTTTTGTTCTATGTATTAACTACAATATCTGAATAAACTAAAGGATCCTCGTATTTGTTGCCGCCAGGGCCTGGCCGTCAGCGAGGAGGTGAAGACATCCGGACCTTCCTTCTTTCGTCGCCTCCTTCCAGCAACCGGTTGCCGATTTTCTCGCGTGCTGTCCCGCATGGCGTCCAGTCTGACGTGCACAGGGGCGGTGTGGGCGCTGCTGTCCCTGATGTGCGCCGCCGCGTCCTGCGTGGGCTTCTTCATGCCATACTGGCTGCTGGGATCTCAGATGGACAAGCCGGTGTCTTTCGGGACCTTCCGTCGATGCTCATACCCGGTGCGCGACGAGGAGCGCCAGGCCACCGTCATGCTGGAGCAGTGCGGTCGCTACGCTTCTTTCCATGCCATCCCTAGCCTGGAGTGGCGCATCTGCACGGTGGTGACGGGCGTAGGCTGCGGCCTCCTCCTCTTGGTGGCGCTCACCGCTCTCATGGGCTGCTGCATCTCCGAGCTCATCTCGCGTACCATCGGTCGCGTGGCCGGGGGCATCCAGTTCGTCGGAGGTAAGAGCAAATGGTTGTGTAGGGAATGGCAAACTACTGATACTAGTACTATGTATGATGATTGACTTCTGGGCTGAGATATACCCAACTAATCGCCAGTGCTATTTGGTGGTACTGATtgacccattttgccacatttcattgGTCCAAACAACATGGCATCCATCTCAGTGTCTGATACGTCAACTGATATGACTGAAATGACCGACAACCAATGACTGAAATGCCAACCGCTTCATGACTGCTATGTTGACTACCCAATGACTGAAACGTCAACTACCTAATAACTGACATGCCAACTTCCAAACGACTGACATGTCAACTAACCAATGACCAACATGTCGACTATCCAATGACTGAAACGTCAACAACCTAATGCCTGAGATGCCACATTCCTAACAACCAACATGCCGGGTTCCCAATGACCAGCATGTCAACCACCAAATGATCCACATGGTAATACCTAAAGACTGACATGCTGAATTTTTAATCACTGACTTGTCAAGCACCTAATGCCTGATGTGTTAACTGACCAATGACCGACAAGTCCAATACCTAATGACTGATGTGTCAGTTTGGCGGCAATGACCATTACGCTGACCACCTAATCAGTGACATACCGACTGCCCGATGACACCGACATGCCAACTGACCCGGTAACTGACGTCAACGCTTCAATGACCAGCATGCCTACTTCCTCATGACACTGACACGTCGACTGACCAATGACTGATACGTCAACGCCTGACATGCCAACTTCCTAACGACCAACATGTTGAGTTCCCACCAACCGACATGTCCAATATCTAACGAATGATGTGTCAATTTGACGGCAATGACCAATATGTTGAGCATCTAACCAATGACATGCCCACTGTCCGATGATACCGTCATACCGACTGACAGATGAGATCCTGACTGACCCACATGCCGACTGACCGATGCCGGACATGACGACTGACCAATGACACCTACATGCCGATTGTCCGATGACACCCACATGCTGACTGACTGATGACGGACATGATGACTGACTAATGACACCGACATGCCGATTGTCCGAAGACACCGGCATACCGACTGAGAGATGACACCGGCATACCGACTTTCCGATGACAACGGCATGCCGACTGTCCGATGACACCTACATGCCGATTGTCCGATGACGGACATGACGACTAaccaatagccacgtttacatggagccaaatattccaattacaatcggtttagatgttcaaaccgaataaatgcgttccatataaacacctcattcggaatgaacaggcccaaaccgaatggaatttcattccgtttcacggggtggaatattccttttcccaaaccgattagaagtcaaattatatcatgtaaacagggaagtggaatggtgtctggttgtgttctttctgcacatgctccgtactgacttggtgacgtcacttggtgacgtaagtaatatcacttgcaacatggcttccaagcacagcgcacctaattggagtccggtggaaagtttgtatttaattcaaactttaaaagaattgaatataattgctcgcttagacgggcgtaaaacgaggaacagtgaactatttaaaaaaagttcatgagaggttacacgaagccggaatagacctgagcattgaccagattagaaaccggtggaaaacgctgaaaaccggctactacaaggcaaaagagcaaaacagcagaagcagaTACAACCCCACAAACTTTCCGTTCTCCGAGCCGATGGACGAAGTGATGGGAGGACGACCACTGGCCAACGTCGATGTCCACGGCGTGGACGTGGGTTTTGAGGAGGAACTGTGTGATGGGGACAGTTCTTCTctgaagttaaaacagcagcattctgacgatcgatctccatgttttgcaacgtgacgctttgttttgataaaTCTGCGCATgtaagacggcagttgtcatatgtcctttcggaataaaggcagacacatgtaaacgctggatcggaatagatgaagtgacatgtaaacagctgatctgaaatttccattcggaatgatttgaatcggtatgaataaaagtcagcatgtaaacgtggctaatgacacCTACATGCCGATTGTCCGGTGACACCGGCATGCCGACTGACCGATGACACCGGCATGCCGACTGTCCGATGACACCGGCATGACGACTGACCGATGACACCTACATGCCAACTGACCGATGACACCGGCATGCTGACTGTCCGATGACGGACGTGATGACTAACCAATGACACCTACATGCTGATTGTCCGATGAAACCGGCATACCGACTGACAGATGACACCGGCATGCCGACTGACCGATGACACCGGCATGCCGACTGTCCGATGACACCGGCATGCCGACTGTCCGATGACACCGGCATGCCGACTGTCCGATGACACCGGCATACCGACTGTCTGATGACACCTACATGCCGATTGTCCAATGACGGACATGACGACTAACCAATGACACCTAAATGCCGATTGTCCGATGACACCGGCATGCCGACTGTCCGATGACACCGGCATGCCGACTGTCCGACAACGGACATGACGACTAACCAATGACACCTACATGCCGACTGTCCGATGACACCGGCATACCGACTGTCCGATGACACCTACATGCCGATTGTCCAATGACGGCCATGACGACTAACCAATGACACCTAAATGCCGATTGTCCGACGACACCGGCATACCAACTGACAGATGACACCGGCATGCCAACTGTCCGATGACACCTACATGCCAATTGTCCGATGACGGACGTGACGACTAACCAATGACACCTACATGCCGATTGTCCGATGACACCGGCATACCGACTGACAGATGACACCGGCATGCCGACTGGCCGATGACAGCTACATGCTGATTGTCCAATGACGGACATGACGACTAACCAATGACACCTAAATGCCGATTGTCCGATGACACCGGCATACCGACTGACAGATGACACCGGCATACCGACTGACAGATGACACCGGCATGCCGACTGTCCGATGACACCTACATGCCAATTGTCCGATGACGGACGTGACGACTAACCAATGACACCTAAATGCCGATTGTCCGATGACACCGGCATACCGACTGACAGATGACACCAGCATGCCGACTGACAGATGACACCAGCATGCCGACTGTCCGATGACACCCACATGCCAATTGTCCGATGACACCGGCATACCGACTGACAGATGACACCAGCATGCCGACTGTCCGATGACACCTACATGCCGATTGTCCAATGACGGACATGACGACTAACCAATGACACCTAAATGCCGATTGTCCAATGACACCGGCATACTGACTGACAGGTGAAACCGGCATGCCGACTCTCCGATGACACCTACATGCCAATTGTCCGATGACGGACATGACGACTAACCAATGACACCTACATGCCGATTGTCCGATGACACCGGCATACTGACTGACAGATGACACTGTCATGCCAACTGTCCGATGACACCTACATGACGACTAACCGATGACACCAGCATGCCGACATGCCGACTGACCGATGGCGGACATGGCGACTGTCCGATGACGCCGGCATGCCGACTGATCCAGTAACTAACATGTCAACACTTCAATGGCCAACATGTCGACTGAACAATGACACTGACACGTCGACTGACCAATTACCAACAAGCTGACTATCAAACAACCGACATGTCGTGACACGTCACCACCTGGCACTTGCCGTTGTGCTACATCTGTCAACCTGCTGTTTTCCATCCGTCGCATCCACCCAAAGCATCTGCTTGTCacttgctatatttttctggtcGGTATGCGCTGCAGCCGTGCTGGCGTGtgttcaaaaatgttgtttttaaccCGAGCAGTGTCCACGAACGTCACGTGACATGCGTCTGTGGAGAGGAAGCCCACGCTGTGCTTTTCAGAGGCCAGACTTGAGCTCTCCAGCAATGAAAGCCTCTTTTCTGGCAGTTTGATGGTCGCCCGCGCACACTAGTGCACTTTTGTTTACGTCTGTTGTGCGGCTTTGCGCGCATGTGGGCCGGCGGCTCCTGAGGGCCGGTCTGGAGCGCGGGCTTTTGTGGCCTACTTTAAGGCGCCGCAGCCCTTCCCTCTCATTAACTGGGCGACGCTCGCTCGCATTCCGCGGCCGGCTATTTACAATCCGCATCACGCCGCCACTCGGCTCGGAAAAGTGACAGCGTGACAGGTCGCGGACGGATTTGACGGTGCGTGTCGGTGAAGATAAGAAGGACCGCCGGGTCCCGTTACTTGTTAGTATGATAAAACACATTAACTTTCTTACTTTCATACCTTGACTAagtggctgccattaacggcaattgacgtctaatcaatttgaataggGAGGGGTTGGCAGCAATCATTCCATCTGCTTATCAAGTtgtgtaatatttatttaattggtATTCATTTATCTTAAtttgaaaaacataaaaaatggaaaaaagggaAATATTCTCATTTATCCAAAATAAATGAGAATATTTCCCTTTTTCCCATTTTTgaagtaaaatatatatatatatatatatatatatatatatttttttttttttttttttttttaattaacaacaaatgttgagctttttatctatttttttaaactcatcTTTAAATAGCTCACAGCCCTCCAGCCTAGTTGGTCTGGACATCTACTTCTGTCAATGGGTGTGAACAATGATCAactacaaaattttaaaaatgaaaaatattattaa encodes:
- the LOC130917148 gene encoding LHFPL tetraspan subfamily member 6 protein codes for the protein MASSLTCTGAVWALLSLMCAAASCVGFFMPYWLLGSQMDKPVSFGTFRRCSYPVRDEERQATVMLEQCGRYASFHAIPSLEWRICTVVTGVGCGLLLLVALTALMGCCISELISRTIGRVAGGIQFVGGLLIGSGCALYPLGWDSEEVQQTCSNASDQFQLGSCEIGWAYYCTGAGAAGAMLLCTWLSCFAGKKQKQYPY